Below is a genomic region from bacterium.
GGCTGAAGGAGACCGATGATCTTGGCACCGGTGATGACGACGACGATGTCACAGTTTACATGGTAAACTCCGGACGGAACCAGATCATCTACAACCAGGGACTGAGCGGCTTAAAATCCTTTGGACAGATAGGCAGCGGGCCGGGGCAGTTTCACACCCCACGTGGCATCGCCGCCGCCGAGGACGGCAAGGTCTACGTGGCCGACCTGAACAACAGCCGGGTGGTCTGTCTGCAGAACTGGAAAGAAACCCTCAAATTCGTCCGCAACATCGGCGAAGGGGCGTTGCTGCATCCCCAGGGATGCGCGGTGGACAACCGGGGGCAGTTATATGTCACCGATACCGGGCACAACCGGGTGGTGGTCTACGATTCCCTGGGGAACCAGACCTTCAGCTTCGGAGGCGAGGGGGGTTTGGACGAGCCCTTCGGGATAGCGGTCCAGGGCTTTGGCGACCGCTGGACCTTTTTCAAGGAGACCGCCATCATCGTGGCCGATTCCATCTGCGCCCGGATCCAAAAATTCGACCAGCAGGGCCGGCTGGTGGCCCGGATCGCCAACACCGACATCGGCCTGCCGGGGGCCTACTTTTCCTACCTGGCTTTGGACTATTTTGGAAACCTCTACGCCACCGACATGATCAACCACCAGGTGCACAAGTTCGACCGGAACCTTAAATACGTGGCCGGTTTCGGGCGGAAGGGCTTGAGCGAAATGGAATTCGAGTCGCCCCGGGGCATCGCCATCTGGAAGCGCTTTGGGCAGGTGTTCGTGATGGAGCGGGAGTCGGCCCAGTACTACTGGATAGGGATAGATGGTTACATCAAGCAGGTCTCGCCAGGAGTGATAGACAGCCTGCACCCCGGAGCCACCATAGTATTGCAGCTTTACGAGCCGGCCGACCTGAACATTCAGATCCTTGATTCCCTGAACCAGCCGGTGCGGCAGTTGTTGAACGAGTTCCGGGAAAAGCTGGGGGAGAACTTTTTGATCTGGGACGGTGAGGATGACAAGGGGAGGCAGGCCCCGGTTGGGGAGTACACGATCAGCGTGACCATGGCCCCGACCTATTCGGCCAAGGGGTATTTTACCAAGACGGTGACGGCAAAAGTGAGGAAGGCGGAGTGAGGGGAACCGGAGTTTGCCACAGAG
It encodes:
- a CDS encoding FlgD immunoglobulin-like domain containing protein; translated protein: MVFAMLGAPVIAQEYQPSLLVYPPFGHSMGFHKAGTFYLKLLLGWGSRFEDPQGIACVRLKETDDLGTGDDDDDVTVYMVNSGRNQIIYNQGLSGLKSFGQIGSGPGQFHTPRGIAAAEDGKVYVADLNNSRVVCLQNWKETLKFVRNIGEGALLHPQGCAVDNRGQLYVTDTGHNRVVVYDSLGNQTFSFGGEGGLDEPFGIAVQGFGDRWTFFKETAIIVADSICARIQKFDQQGRLVARIANTDIGLPGAYFSYLALDYFGNLYATDMINHQVHKFDRNLKYVAGFGRKGLSEMEFESPRGIAIWKRFGQVFVMERESAQYYWIGIDGYIKQVSPGVIDSLHPGATIVLQLYEPADLNIQILDSLNQPVRQLLNEFREKLGENFLIWDGEDDKGRQAPVGEYTISVTMAPTYSAKGYFTKTVTAKVRKAE